In a genomic window of Scyliorhinus torazame isolate Kashiwa2021f chromosome 5, sScyTor2.1, whole genome shotgun sequence:
- the LOC140418852 gene encoding uncharacterized protein: protein MEGKSIVHSGEKPYSCCVCGQGFARSSGLTRHKCSHTEEKLWKCGDCGKGFTSPSQLETHRRSHTGERPFTCAECGKGFIQLAALRSHQRVHTGERPFTCSKCGKGFIQLAALRRHQRVHTGERPFTCSQCGKGFTQLSHLLRHQRVHTEERPFQCPDCGKCYKSSGNLMYHQRIHTDEKPFRCSDCGTGFRHSSHLTVHQRIHTGERPFACAKCGKAFTESSNLQKHQRVHTDERPFQCPDCGKCYKSSWELMYHQRVHTDERPFRCSHCRTGFRRSSDLTVHQRTHTGERPFTCSQCGKGFAQSSSLLRHQRGHK, encoded by the coding sequence atggaaggaaaaagcatcgttcacagtggggagaaaccgtactcgtgttgtgtgtgtggacaaggatttgctcgatcatcaggcctcacgagacacaaatgcagtcacactgaggagaaactgtggaaatgtggggactgtgggaaaggattcacttccccatcccagctggaaactcatcgacgcagtcacactggggagagaccattcacctgcgctgagtgtgggaagggatttattcagtTAGCGGCCCTgcggagtcaccagcgagttcacactggggagagaccgttcacctgctccaagtgtgggaagggatttattcagttagcggccctgcggagacaccagcgggttcacactggggagagaccattcacctgctctcagtgtgggaagggattcactcagttatcccacctgctgagacaccagcgagttcacactgaggagagaccgtttcagtgtccagactgcgggaagtgctacaaaagttctgggaatctgatgtaccatcaacgtattcatactgatgagaaaccgttcaggtgctctgattgcgggactgggttcagacactcatctcacctcactgtacatcagcgaattcacactggggagaggccattcgcctgcgccaagtgtgggaaggcattcactgagtcatccaacctgcagaagcaccagcgagttcacactgatgagagaccgtttcaatgtccagactgcgggaagtgctataaaagttcttgggaactgatgtaccatcaacgtgttcacactgacgagagaccgttcaggtgctctcactgcaggactgggttcagacgatcatctgacctcactgtacatcagcgaactcacactggggagagaccattcacctgctctcagtgtgggaagggattcgctcagtcatcctccctgctgagacaccaacgaggccacaagtaa